A single Suricata suricatta isolate VVHF042 chromosome 2, meerkat_22Aug2017_6uvM2_HiC, whole genome shotgun sequence DNA region contains:
- the KCP gene encoding kielin/chordin-like protein has protein sequence MAGPWAALLPLVLQLTNVAVASVTDGGGDILQEPPGLADIQDYQQQAPSQPSSCAKAPWEQWRPLQERLERLETQIMELREQNKELQARVRQLESCECRPASPRCWGLGRAWPEGARWEPDPCTACVCRDGAVHCDSKPDLARCHGCSHDGQTYGNGETFSPDACTTCHCSEGTVTCTQKPCPRGPCPEPGTCCPHCEPGCEYEGQPYEEGAHFLSSSNPCLRCSCLRSLVRCVPINCPPSPCPKPVLRPGHCCPTCQGCTEGDSRWEHGQEWTAPGDPCRICQCLEGRIQCRQRECASLCPYPARPLPGTCCPLCDGCFLNGREYHSGEPVGSGDPCSRCHCANGSVQCEPLPCPPVPCRHPGRIPDQCCPVCDGCEYQGHQYQSEEIFRLQESGRCIRCSCQAGEVSCEEQECPVAPCTLPDSGPQLCPACVLDGEEFAEGVQWEPDGQPCTACSCHDGVPMCGAVLCSPAPCQHPTQLPGACCPSCESCTYHGQVYANGQNFTDADSPCHACRCEDGTVRCSLVDCPPTTCARPQRGPNQCCPRCPDCILEEQVFVDGESFSHPRDPCQECQCQEGRARCQPRACPRAPCAHPLPGPCCHNNCNGCAFGGKEYPNGADFPHPSDPCRQCRCLSGSVQCLARRCPPLPCAEPVLLPGECCPQCPATSSGCPRPGGRGPVRHLEHFSLPDDPCRRCLCLDGSVSCQRLPCAPAPCSHPRQGPCCPSCDGCLYQGKEFASGERFPSPTATCHVCLCWEGSVSCKPRACAPAQCPFPARGDCCPACDGCEYLGESYLSGQEFPDPREPCSVCTCLGGFVTCGRQPCEPLGCSDPLTPAGHCCPTCQGCLYHGVTVAPGETLPDPLDPSCSLCTCQEGSMHCWKKPCPEALCAQPSPGPCFCPVCHSCLMQGQEHQDGEEFEGPPGSCEWCRCQAGQVSCVPLQCPPLFCPLQVTEQGSCCPRCRGCLAHGEEHPEGSSWVHPKSPCSSCMCHEGIVTCARVQCVSSCAQPHQGLGDCCPRCSDCEHEGRKYEPGESFQPGADPCEVCICELQPEGAPRLQCHRRQCPSLVGCPTSQLLPPGPQHCCPTCAQALSNCTEGLMGSEVAPADPCYTCQCQDLTWLCIHRPCPELSCPSSERHTPPGSCCPMCQECVVEAEGRRVADGESWQDPGNACITCTCYRGHVECHLEECPTLSCPQGWAKVREAGSCCERCQASAQSCEHEGRAVASGERWAVDVCTTCSCVAGTVRCQSQRCPPLSCGPDEAPALSPGSCCPRCLPRPASCMAFGDPHYRTFDGRLLHFQGSCSYVLAKDCRGGDFSVHVTNDNRGRRGVAWTQEVAVLLGDVAVRLLQGREVTVDGRPVALPFLQEPLLYVELRRRTVILHAQPGLQVLWDGQSQVEVSVPSSYRGHMCGLCGDFNGFAQDDLQGPDGVLLPTEAAFGNSWQVPEGPGPSRTCAKGHEVDPCRAAGYRARREANARCGVLKSSPFSRCHAVVPPEPFFAACVYDLCACGPGSLADTCLCDALEAYASHCRRAGVTPAWRGPTLCVVGCPLDRGFVFDECGPPCPRTCFNQHIPLGELAAHCVRPCVPGCQCPAGLVEHEAHCISPEACPPVQLTGDQPPRPLPSPGQ, from the exons ATGGCGGGGCCCTGGGCCGCTCTGCTGCCCCTAGTCCTCCAGCTCACGAACGTGGCCGTGGCCTCGGTGACGGATGGAG GTGGGGACATCCTCCAGGAGCCCCCTGGCCTTGCTGACATCCAGGACTACCAGCAGCAGGCACCCTCCCAACCCTCATCCTGCGCTAAGGCTCCATGGGAGCAGTGGCGCCCCCTGCAGGAGCGACTGGAAAGGCTGGAGACCCAGATAATGGAACTCAGAGAGCAG AACAAAGAGCTGCAGGCGAGGGTGAGGCAGCTGGAGTCCTGTGAATGCCGCCCAGCTTCTCCccggtgctgggggctggggcgggcCTGGCCCGAGGGTGCTCGTTGGGAGCCCGACCCCTGCACAGCCTGTGTCTGCCGGGATGGGGCCGTGCACTGTGACTCCAAGCCCGATCTGGCCCGTTGCCATG GCTGCAGCCACGATGGTCAGACCTATGGCAATGGGGAGACCTTCTCCCCAGACGCTTGTACCACCTGTCACTGCTCG GAAGGAACTGTAACTTGTACTCAGAAGCCATGCCCAAGAGGACCCTGCCCGGAGCCAGGAACATGCTGTCCTCACTGTGAGCCAG GCTGTGAGTATGAGGGGCAGCCTTATGAAGAAGGGGCCCACTTCCTGTCCAGCTCCAACCCGTGCCTCCGATGCTCCTGCCTG AGGAGCCTGGTTCGCTGTGTGCCCATCAACTGtccacccagcccctgccctaAGCCAGTCCTGAGGCCTGGCCACTGCTGCCCGACCTGCCAAG GCTGCACGGAAGGTGACTCTCGCTGGGAGCATGGCCAAGAGTGGACTGCCCCTGGGGACCCCTGCCGGATCTGCCAGTGCCTG gagGGCCGCATTCAGTGCCGCCAGCGAGAGTGTGCCAGCCTATGCCCATACCCTGCCCGGCCTCTTCCGGGCACCTGCTGCCCACTGTGTGATG GCTGCTTCCTAAATGGGCGAGAATACCACAGCGGAGAGCCTGTGGGCTCTGGGGACCCCTGCTCGCGCTGCCACTGTGCT AACGGGAGTGTCCAGTGTGAGCCTCTGCCCTGCCCGCCCGTGCCCTGCAGACACCCAGGCAGGATCCCTGACCAGTGCTGCCCAGTCTGTGATG GCTGTGAGTACCAGGGACACCAGTATCAGAGTGAGGAGATCTTCAGGCTGCAAGAAAGTGGGCGCTGCATCCGCTGCTCCTGCCAG GCTGGCGAGGTCTCCTGTGAGGAGCAGGAGTGCCCCGTTGCCCCCTGCACCCTGCCTGACTctggcccccagctctgcccag CCTGCGTGCTGGATGGAGAGGAGTTTGCTGAGGGCGTCCAGTGGGAGCCTGATGGGCAGCCCTGCACGGCCTGCTCCTGTCATGATGGCGTGCCCATGTGTGGGGCTGTgctctgctccccagccccctgccagcACCCTACCCAGCTCCCTG GTGCCTGCTGCCCCAGCTGTGAGAGCTGCACCTACCACGGCCAAGTGTATGCCAATGGGCAGAACTTCACAGATGCAGACAGCCCTTGCCATGCCTGCCGCTGCGAG gaTGGGACTGTGAGGTGCTCCTTGGTTGACTGCCCTCCCACAACTTGTGCCAGACCCCAGAGGGGACCCAACCAGTGCTGCCCCAGGTGCCCAG ACTGCATCCTGGAGGAGCAAGTATTTGTGGACGGCGAGAGTTTCTCCCACCCCCGGGACCCCTGCCAGGAGTGCCAGTGTCAGGAAGGCCGTGCCCGTTGCCAGCCTCgggcctgccccagggccccttGTGCCCACCCACTGCCTGGTCCCTGCTGCCACAACAACTGCAATG gctgtgcCTTTGGCGGGAAAGAGTACCCTAATGGAGCAgacttcccccacccctctgatCCCTGCCGTCAGTGTCGCTGTCTG AGCGGAAGCGTGCAGTGCCTCGCCCGCCGCTGCCCACCGCTGCCCTGCGCAGAGCCCGTCCTGCTGCCCGGAGAGTGCTGCCCGCAGTGCCCGG CCACCTCCTCCGGTTGCCCGCGGCCGGGGGGCCGGGGCCCGGTCCGCCACCTGGAGCATTTCTCCCTGCCCGACGACCCCTGCCGCCGCTGCCTCTGCCTCGATGGTTCTGTGTCCTGCCAGCGGCTGCCCTGCGCACCTGCGCCCTGCTCCCACCCGCGCCAAGGGCCCTGTTGCCCCTCCTGCGACG gctgcctgTACCAGGGGAAGGAGTTTGCCAGCGGGGAGCGCTTCCCTTCGCCCACTGCCACCTGCCACGTCTGCCTCTGCTGGGAGGGCAGCGTCAGCTGCAAGCCCAGGGCCTGCGCGCCTGCTCAGTGCCCCTTCCCGGCCAGGGGTGACTGCTGCCCTGCCTGTgatg GTTGCGAGTATCTAGGGGAGTCCTACCTGAGTGGCCAGGAGTTCCCAGATCCCCGAGAGCCCTGCAGTGTGTGTACCTGCCTCGGAGGCTTCGTGACCTGTGGCCGCCAGCCCTGTGAGCCTCTGGGCTGCAGCGACCCGCTCACCCCGGCTGGACACTGCTGCCCGACCTGCCAGG GATGCCTCTATCATGGGGTCACCGTGGCCCCTGGAGAGACCCTTCCTGACCCACTGGACCCCAGCTGCTCCCTCTGCACCTGCCAG GAAGGTTCCATGCACTGCTGGAAGAAACCATGTCCCGAAGCTCTCTGCGCCCAGCCCTCTCCAGGACCCTGCTTCTGCCCTGTTTGCCACA GCTGCCTCATGCAGGGCCAGGAGCACCAGGATGGCGAAGAGTTTGAGGGGCCCCCAGGCAGCTGTGAGTGGTGCCGTTGTCAG GCCGGCCAGGTCAGCTGTGTGCCGCTGCAGTGCCCGCCTCTGTTCTGCCCCCTCCAGGTCACAGAGCAGGGCAGCTGCTGCCCTCGCTGCAGAG GCTGCCTGGCTCACGGGGAGGAGCACCCTGAAGGCAGTAGCTGGGTGCACCCCAAAAGCCCCTGCTCCTCCTGCATGTGTCATGAGGGCATCGTCACCTGTGCCCGCGTCCAGTGTGTCAGCTCCTGTGCCCAGCCCCACCAAGGGCTCGGTGACTGCTGCCCTCGCTGCTCTG ACTGTGAACATGAAGGCCGGAAGTATGAGCCAGGGGAAAGCTTCCAGCCTGGGGCAGACCCGTGCGAAGTGTGCATCTGTGAG CTGCAACCTGAGGGCGCCCCCAGACTTCAGTGTCATCGACGGCAGTGTCCCAGCCTGGTGGGCTGTCCCACCAGCCAGCTCCTGCCCCCTGGGCCACAGCACTGCTGCCCCACCTGTGCCC AGGCACTGAGTAACTGCACAGAGGGCCTGATGGGGTCTGAGGTGGCCCCGGCGGACCCTTGCTACACCTGCCAGTGCCAG GACCTGACGTGGCTCTGCATTCACCGGCCCTGTCCTGAGCTCAGCTGTCCCTCATCGGAGCGCCACACCCCCCCTGGGAGCTGCTGCCCCATGTGCCAAG AATGTGTGGTGGAGGCCGAGGGCCGGAGAGTAGCAGATGGAGAGAGCTGGCAGGACCCTGGCAACGCCTGCATTACTTGCACCTGCTAT CGGGGCCACGTGGAGTGCCACCTGGAGGAGTGCcccaccctctcctgcccccagggctgggcGAAGGTGCGAGAGGCTGGCAGCTGCTGTGAGCGATGCCAAG CCTCTGCCCAGTCGTGCGAGCACGAGGGCCGGGCGGTGGCCTCCGGAGAGCGCTGGGCCGTGGACGTTTGCACCACTTGCTCCTGCGTGGCAGGCACCGTGCGCTGCCAGAGCCAGCGCTGCCCGCCGCTCTCCTGTGGCCCC GACGAGGCCCCCGCCCTGAGTCCCGGCAGCTGCTGCCCCCGCTGCCTGCCGCGACCCGCCTCCTGCATGGCCTTCGGAGACCCTCATTACCGAACATTCGACGGCCGCCTGCTGCACTTCCAGGGCAGCTGCAGCTATGTGCTGGCCAAGGACTGCCGCGGAGGGGACTTCAG CGTGCACGTGACCAATGATAACCGGGGCCGGAGGGGTGTGGCCTGGACCCAGGAGGTGGCGGTGCTGCTGGGAGACGTGGCCGTGCGGCTGCTGCAGGGCAGAGAGGTCACG gtGGACGGGCGCCCGGTGGCCCTGCCCTTTCTGCAGGAGCCGCTGCTGTACGTGGAGCTACGGAGACGCACCGTGATCCTGCATGCCCAGCCCGGGCTCCAG GTGCTGTGGGATGGGCAGTCTCAGGTGGAGGTGAGCGTGCCCAGTTCCTACCGGGGCCACATGTGTGGGCTCTGTGGGGACTTCAATGGCTTTGCCCAGGATGATCTGCAGGGCCCTGATGGGGTGCTCCTGCCCACAGAGGCTGCATTTGGGAATAGCTGGCAG GTCCCAGAAGGGCCAGGCCCTAGTCGGACATGTGCCAAGGGCCACGAGGTGGATCCCTGCAGGGCAGCAGGTTACCGTGCCCGGCGTGAGGCCAATGCCCGGTGTGGGGTGCTGAAGTCCTCCCCGTTCAGTCGCTGCCATGCCGTGGTCCCACCAGAGCCCTTCTTTGCTGCCTGCGTGTATGACCTATGTGCTTGTGGCCCCGGCTCTTTGGCTGACACCTGCCTCTGTGATGCCCTGGAAGCCTATGCCAGCCACTGTCGCCGGGCAGGGGTGACGCCTGCCTGGCGGGGCCCCACACTCTGTG TGGTGGGCTGCCCCCTGGACCGCGGCTTTGTGTTCGATGAGTGTGGCCCGCCCTGTCCCCGCACCTGCTTCAACCAGCACATCCCCCTGGGGGAGCTGGCTGCCCACTGTGTGAGGCCCTGTGTTCCCGGCTGCCAATGCCCGGCAGGCCTGGTGGAGCACGAGGCCCACTGTATCTCACCTGAGGCCTGCCCCCCAGTCCAGCTCACTGGGGACCAGCCACCCAGAcctctgcccagccctggccAGTAG